A window of Ascochyta rabiei chromosome 6, complete sequence genomic DNA:
GCTGAAGCCGAAACATGGCGCTGAGGAAAGCTGAGCCGGCAAAAGTGACGTAGGAGAAGTCGAGATGTCGTCGCCGTCTGCATAATAAGCAAACTTCTATCCCGAAAACAAGACTAGCAATCTCAAGCACACTTTAGGCCCACATAATTACCGCAACAACAGACCGCGAGGGAAGCACACATCGACGCCAAACGTAATTCTACAAGCGGCATCGGGCGCTGAATCCGAGGTTGCGATCGTTATCATCCTTGCCAACCGTCTCAGCCCCAGATCACGGCGGCGGTCCCGGGACCATTGCGGATAGAGCTACATCCACCCAACACGCACCATAGTCACAGTGTAAATGGAATCGCTAAAGTTTGTCGCCAGAGCGCTCCCCAAAAGGGGAGTTCTGGTCATCGGAGACCCGCAACGTCCCGCCTTGGCGGCCGTAGACGCTCACTAACGTTCTCCCATCTTAGTCTTTCGACCAACTACCGATCCACAGCCCGCTGAACCAGTCGCGAACGCCGTTGAAAGCTTAATGCTTACCGCAGCCAGCTCACCTAGCAAAGTTCCGGTGAATTATTTAGCTTTGCCCTTGCTAGTCGATAACGTGCTCCAGGGCAGCTAGCCATGGCAATGTCCTGGCCAGGTGTGCACAAGTTTATGGGGTAAGGATGAGGCAAGGATGAGGCTGAGGGTTGTATTGAGTGAAGTTATGACTGCAATTTAGCAATGGCCATCACCGCTTCGCTAGACAACTGAGTTTCAGCATGGACTACCAAATCTTCTCTGCGCCCCGGAGCGAAAAAATTTCACCCTCCGGTGCGCGGGGACGGAAGCTCGACGCGCTGCATGCTTACTGAGAGAAATGAGTACAAGGTTTCGCTTGTAGGTTTTAGCAAGCTGGTCTTGAAGTCATCGGTCTGTCCCGAGGGCCGAGAATCTTCGCCCAATTCATAGCACAAGCAGTGCCTGTGTTGTGCAATTGTTCTCAAAAACCTCTGCTTTTGATCCTGGAGAAATATGAAGCAATCACGTTGAGGACGTGTTTGGGCATAAGTCGTGAAGGCTGGCCATAATAGTGCGCCAAAGGCAGTCCATAGATAACATCCACTTATGCTCATTTCTTGACGCACTGGCACTGTATACGCAATGATCTTCTCCCTTGTCTACATACAAGTAGAATGGAAATGTCGTGCATATAGGACGCGCAACTCACTGCATCATCCGGCCCCTCACCCCGGAGATTCTACACTTACATCACGCGAACAACCACTATTTGCACATGCCCAAAAGCACCACAAGGACATTACTTATATGAGTCCAGATCAAACCTAACCTTAGCTGATACCGCTATGCATTCCTCACCAGTCAAAACGCTCATGGACGCCATAATCTTTTGTCTCGTACGCTGCTGGCAGTTGTTTTTCACAAATTTTTGTGAACTGATGCTGGGCCTGACTCTGAGAGTTACAGAGAAGATGCCTGTCGCGGACCCAGAGAGGGCTTTAGCCTACGGTTGGTAGAAGGAAAGACACAAGGGAGGTTGACTCAATTTGTCGCACTCCTGTCGAATTGGCATTCAGTACGTGATTCTCACAGAACGAACAAAGGGTTATAATGCTAACCATACTACACGATAGTGAGGCTTTGATTGCGGGTCAAGTTTATATCCTGTTCGTGTGGTCGGCAGCAGCAGGATGCTCAGGCTTGCAACTACACACCGCTCAGGTCCGCACGATAGTTTTGTATCAGTGCTGAAACATATACCTACGTCTCCCGCGATCTACAAGGCTTGCAAGCGGTGCTTAAGACGTACCGCCACACTGGGTCTACTGAGCAGACTTGATCAGACGGTGTCTTATTAGTTCTCAGCGGACCTGGTTTCTGGGAATGACATCAAGCATTGAACCACGCTGGTGTGAGTGCCTAAGACAATGACCAGGTCTGCAAGGCTGAGTGGCTCGTGTCATAGTGTAATAGGAGGACACTGGATTTGAAACAGTGGTCGATTATCTCTCTACGATAAGAGCAGAGCGGAGGTGATCGCGATGGTAGTCAACTTCAGCCTGATGTTGACGCAGTGCCGGTCCTAGGCCGGGGTGACAAAGCATCAATCATTTATCAAAGGTCCGTAATTTGATACGTCTTGACTGGACGAACGATCTAAATTCGAGCCTACCGTCTAATGACATATGATCATGAGGCCCCAGTTCTTGCTTGAGCTTGTTCTATGAGCTGCGTATGCATACTCTCGATCTCCGGTATGATCAAAGACTCGATTTCGACGGCTGGTTCGCCTTGTGGGACACCGCTCTGATCGCTGGCCGACCTGACGGCCTCTATCGCATCGCTCTTCGCCAATTGATCTGCAGAGCCGACGAGCGAATGTATCCCAGAAAAGCTCTTGGCTCTGCGACTTGAGGGCACTCGGATCCATTTTTCGCCATCGAGTACAGACACAAAAACGACCTCCCACTTACGAGTAAGAAGCAGATTCCCAATAACCAGATGGTGCGAGTATTTATGTAACGCGTATTGTGCCTTTTTGACAAGTATAGATGGATCCGTTTCGAGTTTGAAGCTTACGATCATCGCCTCAGGTGCCCACCCATCCACGAGCTGCTTTAGAAACTTGGGTACTGGCTCCAAGTCTATGACCAAACTGCGTCCCTCGGTACGTGCAGCAGGTGGCTTGCCGTGGCCGCTGGCTTCAGCACTTTGCAGAAACTCCTCATTAGACTGAATTTTATGCTCGACCATGCGGTCCTGGGGCACAAAGAAGTCGGACACAGCAGAAGCCAAGTAGAACATGGCTTTTGGACCCAGCGGCTGCATCAGTTGGGCAACTTCGCGCAGGTTCCACAGGTACTCAGTGATGGTGACGTAAGACAGAATGAGCAACTTGTTGTCGCGCTTGGCCTCCTGATACTGTCGTAGCACGTGCAACATCTGCTCTTGGTGCTGCTGATCGACAACGACACGTCCATCTTCTTCCTTCATGTAGTCGAGGAAAGACCGCGTGTTATGCGAATAATGCCGGGAGTACGGTAGCAGTGAGAACTGGCGGTGGAGAAAGATTACAGCGTAACCGTTCTGCAAGAAATACTCGGCGCTGGTAGCACCACGTGTGCCGGCAGAGAAGTTGTCGATGAAGCGCACTGTCTGCTGCTCTAGAGGCACTGTGGTACCACCTGATGTGACAAGCACAACACGACGATTGTCGGCAGCATGACGATTGATGAATTCCCGAGCAAGCGTCGTGTTCGTCTTGAGGTCCTTTGGTGGCGGCTCGTGGGTGAAATAGGAGCTTTCCGCCTGCTGGGCGCTGCTATCCTCAGCCATGTTGATATCGTCAGGTGGCCACGCATCGGAGTGATGGAGTTTGGCGGGGCAGCTATGCCAAGCCAATTTGCTGATTGGACACGGCAAATCTTGCCGTTTTTCGAGTCAATCCTTCCACGTTTTGGTGGGAAGTAACAAGATTTGTTCCGCGGACCTCAAGTTGCGACTGGGTATAAATGTCGACTTCCAACCACTTGAAGGTTCCGAGGGGATTTTCTCTATCTGCCCTCATCCGTGATATCTCACCGCTGCTCAACCACAGCCCCCGCAGACGAAGCCCCACCTTGGGCTTCGACACTTTGCAACAATTCGTAGCGATCGAAATACGGCCAAGCGATGCAGCCAACAAACCTGCACTCCTTGCTCGTCATGTTCTCGGGTGGAGAATGCTGTCGAATCGACGAAGCATCAGCAATTCCCGAGGTCATAGTCGTGTCGTTTGCCGGGAATTATAACCGAACGTATTATCGAGCTCGACCAAATAACCAGCTTCCTCACTTTTAGTGCTCCTCGAACGGTTATAGGTCAGAATCAGTCGTGATTCCGCCGAGCTCGGTCTGGCCAGCCGCTCTAACTATCAGGTTCTGCTTTGCCATGCTTCAATGGTGTACAACTCCCACGACGTATTAACAAACAGTCACAACACGCACTTCGGATCGATCGATTGCGCGCCGCTTCCTGTTCTCGATCCTCGATCTTCAGATGTCTTATCCTAGTTCAATTGTCTCAGGAGCGAGCGGTCTGTCTAAAGTGCCAATTCCCAGACTGCAGAAACAACGCAGCGAAATCTCTCGCAAAGCCACCATCAACCGCCAGAATCGCGTGAGTCGAGCCTGCTTGAGCTGTAGGTCACGCAAAATTAAATGTAACGGCCTACAACCACGGTGCTCGAATTGTAGCGACAATGCAACTCCGTGCGTGTACGCTTCGAGTCGAAAAGATAGACTCAAGACGTTCGTTCAGATCTTCTCGACGCTATCATGGTTACTGAATGCTGCAGGGCTGTTTCGAACAATCAGGACATGATCGCCTTGTTACAAGATCTACGACAACAGGTTTCGAGTAGTGGGCAGAATCGCATAGATGATCTGCTTGCAACCGTCAGTTACACGTGCACACGAGAGATAAGCgagctgttagctaatagacgCAGGTTGTCGATGATGTTGCTGATGCTGCAGCGACCGTTGAGCAGCATCCCCATGACGAAC
This region includes:
- a CDS encoding Phosphopantothenate--cysteine ligase (ATP), with the protein product MAEDSSAQQAESSYFTHEPPPKDLKTNTTLAREFINRHAADNRRVVLVTSGGTTVPLEQQTVRFIDNFSAGTRGATSAEYFLQNGYAVIFLHRQFSLLPYSRHYSHNTRSFLDYMKEEDGRVVVDQQHQEQMLHVLRQYQEAKRDNKLLILSYVTITEYLWNLREVAQLMQPLGPKAMFYLASAVSDFFVPQDRMVEHKIQSNEEFLQSAEASGHGKPPAARTEGRSLVIDLEPVPKFLKQLVDGWAPEAMIVSFKLETDPSILVKKAQYALHKYSHHLVIGNLLLTRKWEVVFVSVLDGEKWIRVPSSRRAKSFSGIHSLVGSADQLAKSDAIEAVRSASDQSGVPQGEPAVEIESLIIPEIESMHTQLIEQAQARTGAS